From Chrysemys picta bellii isolate R12L10 chromosome 1, ASM1138683v2, whole genome shotgun sequence:
TCATGAAAGTTCACTACAGTAGTTCCCCACTTACACTTGGGAACTGGGAGAAATTGATGGGTTGGATGTTAGTGACATATATGTGTAACTTGTGAAATCTCCACATAAATGATAAAAGCTGAAATGCGTATCTTTGGTTAGCACACTTTCTGCATAAGGTGAATGGAACATTAATGCACAAGATGGCTTCCCAGAGACTGGTATCATATTAAACCTTTTTTCCTGTACTATTTTATTATGGGGTAAGAGCAGTAAACCTGACATTTTTTATTTGGCCTCTTGAACATATTTCATAACAAATTAAAACTTGGTCAAGCAGGCTTCCTCCCATATTGAGTATTTAGACACAATGAAGGCACCCACAGAAATGATTCTCCTGTGCAAAAATGCCTCAGGGGCTCACTGTGACAAGATAGAGACAAGGGTCACAGCCTATTAAGCCAGTTTCATCATAAGCcaacaagggaggtgaggagagacaaccctccctcgcacagtctctgttgtctcccaatctcagtgattaatcggggagggaaggggggagcccgggcccaccatctactccaggctccagtccagggacctaatagtagcagctatggtagctgactttttggaaataagaTTTGTACAAATCTCTTggtcacttccccacagcagcgcACGTGATGTGGATTTGTACTGCTTAGTTCCTCCAACAGTGCGGCTTCCTCTTACAGCTCCTGACACACGCGCCTCactggaggcttttaactagttccagccagcccttgattggctttaggtgtcccaatcaacctagctatctccactgcttTCTAGAATTATCTTAATTGGCCACAGTTTCTCGATTATTCTgtagcaactgccatttggttcccatggtaccagggatttctTTAGcttggggctaacatacctgttcctcactactttactataagcatctggccttgccccgtcacacCCGGaccactttggacttctggtcttctgctttttGTGTATGTGACAGGAAcgaggggagagggtgaagggaaagcccttcaACAAAGGAGTTTTTTATTAACACATCAGTCTATACGTCAAGTAACAAATTAAAGATTTTGTTAGATACCTAATAcagatgggatttaaaaaaaaaaagctacaagccCCAGCAGGAGTTCATCCACATTAGCATCAAAACTACGAGATGAAAATCAAATTCACATTCAAAATCCCAGTTTTGGTACTTGTATCCCGATTGAGGGTTGGGTGATGTTTCACACAAAAAATGGCAAAAGGCGGTGTTAAAAATAGTCCAAAGAGAGCCCAAAATGTATGTAGTGCAAAAACAAAGATAagattattatattttttatttctaaatgcATTCAGTGATAGTTGTCAATgttcatattttgtattaaattagtTTTTTACCGTTAGTCTCTAGAAGGCAATATTTCATCCTCGTTGTCTTCATCGGAAGTAGAATGCATCTGCTGTTGGTCATATATCAGCAGTGATCAGTTCAATCATTTCTTTTATTAGTGTAAACTGTTCACAACAGATTTTGGGTCATTGCATATATGCCCTATGAAGAggaatattttctaaaatatcttgttgcacagttttgtttttatcacGTTCAACTGAGAAAACAATCTCTCAGCTGCAGCGTTGCCAAAAGGTAGTGACAGCAATGAAAGAGCAAGCGAGCCAAGTTCACAAAAGTCTTTGTCCTCAGCGGCATCTATGGGTTCAAGAAATTCAACCCAAAACTGTTCAACTTGGTTGTCCTAAGTATGAGGCCAGTGAACCATAGGTAAAACTCTCCACTGCTGCTTTAACTGTTTGAGGACTCCACAAAACAGTGGCAAAAATGAGGTCTCAGCCAATCTATGTCAGGAAGGGCTGAGTACTGCAAGCGATTCAATCACCTGGATGTTTGGTGGCAATTCCTCTTTTAACAATTTCACAAACTCCAACATGAAATCTCAACACCTACTTTTGACATCCTCAACAACGGGAAAAGTTAGTGTGTATTTTGAAAGTTTCACCTGAAAAGCAATTCCAAAATCAACCGTGAAAATTGGTAAGTTATTTGACTCAAAGTTGATGTCATAGTTTAACACAGTAGTCCAGTTCTCAAAAACAAAGAGTTCCATAACTTTCACCAACAAGCTCCAGTAGAATCTCCTCAATTCCTACAGCAGTTTTTCCATATTAGCACTTTCCAACAGAAACATTTGGTTTATCCTCAGACTTCCTGAAGAATTGGAAGTAGAAAAATCAGGTACATTTGGTTCACCAAATCACTGCATATATAATAAAGAACTCCAGCATTGtgatttctttctttgtctttggCTATCTGAAAGTGTTGCTTCAGTTCATTGAACAGATCAAGAACCTTGTTCAAACAGGGTTGAATGGAAAGCCATCTAATGTCAGAAATCTGCAGTATCTTCTGGTCATCTGGAAGTCACAGAAAAGCCAAGCAACAGGGTGTGTGGTGTGGGGGCTTACAGGTGATGCTGAAAGAAGTCAGGTGATGGTCAGAGGGAGGGAACTCGGCAATGGAGAGAGCAGTGCTTGGTGATGGAGTGATAACAATGCTGAGCTCAGCCAAACTGGGCCAGAACAGCCCTGATTAACAAGGAGATACCTGTTCTGCTTCTTGTCACACAGGTTTAAAGTCACTGGCCCCAGGCAATCACATTCTGCAGATATATTTGCCCAGTTTTTCACgaagctctttggttttgacGCCATAAATGATAGGGTTGATCATGGGGGGGATGGCGGTATAGAGGTTGGCCAAGATGATGAGAACATGGGGAGGGATGCTCTGACCGAACCGGTGTGTCAGAATAGCGAAGAGATAGGAAGTATAAGATGtcagcatcacacagatgtgggctgtgcaAGTGCTGAGGGCTTTCTGGTGGGATTTCTCAGAGGAGATTCTGAGGACAGCCCTCATGATCAGACCATAGGACAGGGCAATGAGCATCAGGTCTAGCCCAATGATTAGGAacccagttaccaatccatacaTATTGTTGACTGTGATGTCCCCACACGATATCTTCGCCACAGCTATGTGGTCACAGTATGTGTGGGGGATAATGCGGTTGTTACAGAATGGCTGCCtgctcaggagcaggggcagaggcaggatgAGGAGAACAGCTCTCATCAAACACAGTAGCCCTAGGTTAGCTATTCGTGCATTGGTGAGGATGGAGGCGTATCTCAAAGGTTTACATATGGCAACATAGCGATCAAGGGCCATTGTGACGAGGACAGCTGAATGTGCCGTAGAACCCGCATGaaggaagaacatctgggtgagACATCCACCCATAGTAATGTCtttcaaattgaaccaaaatatacacagtgcgTTTGGCATGACAGAGTTAGACATGCCAATGTCTGTGAGCGCCAGCATGCAAAGCAGCAGGAACATcggcttgtgcagggtctgctctttgCCTATAACAAACAGAACCATGAAATTTCCCAACAGGGTGATAATGTAGAACatggagaaagggatggaaatccagaCATGGGAAGCTTCCATGCCAGGGATGCCCATTAGGATGAATGTTGAAGAGTCAGAGTGGGTGAGGTTGAAAGCTGCCATGAGGTGGTCGATGCAGTGATCTCGCTTAGAAATGCTCAAAGTGCCTGTGAAAGGAGAGAAGCACACAGAGGGGGGTTACACGGTTTTTAACAAATAGTACGATAAATATTTTATACTTATCACCAATCTAGAAAGGGGGGTGAGCAGTGATGTGTCAACATTTACAGAAGGCACCGATGATTCAGGTCAAAGCCAAGTCCAGAGAAGTCCTCAGAGGGAGATAACCAAGTCAGGTGAATGGGCACCATAAATGCAGATGAATTTCTATGTCAATAACTGCTACGTATCTGACCATTGGAGGGAAAATATTGAACTACTCAAATACCTTACAAGGTTCTAATTTAACTTTATGAACTCAGGAGAGGGACTTGGGCATCATGACACACAGCTCTGAGATATCGAGCCCACAATGCAAGCATGGCCAGATAAGAGGCAACACCTTGGGATCCAggaggcatgggatggggaatcaCACAGAAAATATACTGGCACAAGATGGGTCAGTAAATGTTTCACCCTCGTTTAGATTTCTCCGCAATACCAAGCACCCTTCTCAAACCTGCCATTGCAGAATTAGAGTGGTTCAGGGAAGGGCAATGAGAATGTACAtatctacatctaggaacaaagaatggaggTGATGCTAACATGATGAGGGACTCTTGTGGGAAGCACAATCACTCTGAACAAGATTAGGGGGCATGAAGGGGTAATTAgttaacatgagctcccagtgtgaccctgCAGCCAAAAGAacaaatgtgatccttggatgataACCAGGGGAATCTCAACGAGCGGTAGAGAAGTTATATTACCTTTCTATTTGGCACTTGTGCTGGAAtcctgcgtccagttctggtgtccctgGTTAAAGAGGGATGTTGATACACTGAAGAGAGTAcggagaagagtcacaagaattagtaaaagattagaaaacctgccttatagtgatagactctaGGAATCAATCTATTTAGTCGAACAAAGATggttaatgggtgacttgataacagtctgtAAGTagctatatggggaacaaataattaatcatAGGCTTTTCATACAGAGGtgtaacaggatccaatggctgcaaGATTAAGTTAAAGACATTCTGTCGCTGTGGGTGAAGGGAACCCCAGCCGGAGCAACAGCTCAGcctgtgcagggaaggagagagggacagacccggcaggagggagagagaacgtGGAGACTAAAAGGAGCCAGTGTGAGTAACTCTTCCTCAAAATAATGCACAGCTCTAACATATTGCAGCCCGTTAGAAACCCAGACACCCCTTTCTGAGGCTGCTTTTCCATGTTGGGAATTGCTGATGTTACCTTGAGCCTGTAGTGGGGTTGCTCACAGGAGGATGAATGGTCTGATGTTTGATGGTGTCAGAGACAATCTGCTACAGTGTGATCCACATTACCTTACTGTCTGAGACACCCACACCGCCACTGCCCAGGAGGCCTCCTTACACCTCTTTGGTCTGTGTATTTGACAGGGTGTCCATTCCCTATTTCACCCAGTTTCAGGActctgtggctgatgtgattaggtcctatgatgatgtcacttgaacagatatgtggacagagttggcatcgggctttgttacaaggataggctcctgggtcagtgtttttgttcagtgatgtgtggttgctggtgagtatttgctttaggttggggggttgtctgtaagcgaggacaggtctgtctcccaatcacatcagccataccatcaggggctcgttcacctgcacatctaccaatgtgatatatgccatcatgtgccagcaatacccctctgccatgtacattggccaaaccggacagtctctccacaaaagaagtaatggacacaaatctgacatcaggaatcataatactcaaaaaccagtgggagaacactttaacctgtctggtcattctatgacagacgtgcgggtggctatcttacaacagaaaaacttcaaaaagagactccaacgagagactgctgagctggaattgatatgcaaactacatacaatcaactcaggattgaataaggactgggaatggctgagccattacaaacattgaatctatctccccttgtaagtattctcacacttcttatcaacctgtctgtactgggctatcttgattatcacttcaaaagtgtttttctcttacttaattggcctctcagagttggtaagacaactcccacctgctcatgctctctgtatgtgtgtatatatatctcctcaatatatgtttcactctatatgcatcagaagaagtgggctgtggtccacgaaagcttatgctctaataaaattgttagtctctaaggtaccacaagtactcctgttcttttttcaaatacCTTACAAGGTTCTAATTTTACTCTATGAACTCAGGATTGGTATCTGAGAATCATGACACACAGCTCTGAGAAATCCTGACCATAATGCAAGCATGGCCAGATATTAGGCAACACCTTGGGATCCAggaggcatgggatggggaatcaCACAGAAAATATACTGGCACGAGATTGGTCAGTCAATGTTTCACCCTCGTTTAGATTTCTCTGCAATACCGAGCACCCTTCTCAAACCTGCCATTGGAGAACTAGAGTGGTTCAGGGAAGGGCAATGAGAATGTACAtatctacatctaggaacaaagaatgtaggtgatGCTAACATGATGAGGGACTCTTGTTGGAAGCACAATGACTCTGAACAAGATTAGGGGGCATGAAGGGGTAATTAGataacatgagcttccagtgtgacCCTGCAGCCAAAAGAaccaatgtgatccttggatgataACCAGGGGAAACTC
This genomic window contains:
- the LOC101932499 gene encoding olfactory receptor 52N2-like — translated: MAAFNLTHSDSSTFILMGIPGMEASHVWISIPFSMFYIITLLGNFMVLFVIGKEQTLHKPMFLLLCMLALTDIGMSNSVMPNALCIFWFNLKDITMGGCLTQMFFLHAGSTAHSAVLVTMALDRYVAICKPLRYASILTNARIANLGLLCLMRAVLLILPLPLLLSRQPFCNNRIIPHTYCDHIAVAKISCGDITVNNMYGLVTGFLIIGLDLMLIALSYGLIMRAVLRISSEKSHQKALSTCTAHICVMLTSYTSYLFAILTHRFGQSIPPHVLIILANLYTAIPPMINPIIYGVKTKELREKLGKYICRM